The proteins below come from a single Corylus avellana chromosome ca3, CavTom2PMs-1.0 genomic window:
- the LOC132175344 gene encoding uncharacterized protein LOC132175344 isoform X1: MKKVRFRTVRELYGGTEEEEGLVPIKHLQQGSSCTEEQFDRHFSRCEFQMGEESRTCNFSNSTFQKAEECSTCNVPATPCSPSMHLERMASVMVTKVDAFSDEACKRRAACGSSSSDVDLLSPSSSSGCNGRQHTSSEISNVFSACCSHDSFSENVESKPILKSTDVSENIEMHVKVNTGPTAEGQHDFPKVQIIYPQVYSIQLQKQKEMECLGDNVSCISRSDYTKMIVGDHHGDANMKNLLCTSASVDSVPAVEKAINDQPACHYLASSSHFDKVDNHDPWRPNFDKESAQAVADISSKSDQSEISSLRDLCAGANLLKGEPSDCSEEQVESSLKRVATFRVGRQMQDVHNLAASMIDDAEMNNGNLAVEAVLCLDQKDHIGNSCAVVAEPNIQEPPLQSQIGDCNDTSITLEDEVKVCDICGDVGREESLSICSKCYDGAEHIYCMRVKLDKVPEGDWMCEECMLGVQMDIQNEAPKTARTSNDSFMNRIVEISTNASAFRFKSGLKLNVEGSDVEEIQTKKENSSSLLSAKKHARNSEAGLVTKRCLETSVKSSRASRTFSKSLLHGKSSSKNSDDCLPAVTGDKPSQLQSQIQLQRGSLFKSKSFNITDSKVKGHLAKDVSVQKQKIASITTVEDKRKEGRTRILCKSLSFDNNSLHLSNAADAKVTKECQSTQVNYTAEFHPTVSSPVASSGISSSSVKENASRGETFSSVSNYHDLEAVQGHELSHNSLNPFSHLVQQGLKYPDGFDDVSRHVEHSTEAASATKENHSNTMFPSNEIPYLRNFPWFTAAIPSQISAVPQLHCIWQGEFEIQRSVKLPSSCNGVQAHLSTYASPKVLEVVLKLPQKIILQEVPRLSIWPTQFSENHATEDNIALYFFAKDLGSYGRNYKSLLERMIKNDSALKVNLDGAELLIFSSNSLPENSQRWNKLLFFWGVFRGRRVSCSQDIQSSKRREERDVRRQETDLKRRFQESEEYVVDQERECKRMKSCFSVAYGCDGSTGTKYLGDRLPSFENPRWGGVYSMAASSPERQILPNDERGRSEHGVPNLELCLGVENKSNKQGVMPSFLGIMDNRTDQDKHFEPQVNKSNKDDDEVSLSLSLSLALPFSNN; encoded by the exons ATGAAGAAGGTCAGGTTTAGGACTGTGAGAGAGCTGTATGGTGGTactgaggaagaagaaggtttGGTACCCATAAAG CATTTGCAGCAGGGGTCATCCTGCACTGAAGAACAATTTGATAGGCATTTCTCAAGGTGTGAATTTCAAATGGGAGAAGAGTCTAGGACATGCAACTTCTCAAACAGTACATTTCAAAAGGCAGAAGAATGTAGTACATGCAACGTGCCTGCCACCCCATGCTCACCATCTATGCATCTCGAACGAATGGCATCAGTAATGGTTACCAAGGTTGATGCGTTTTCAGATGAAGCCTGTAAGAGGAGAGCAGCTTGTGGCAGCTCTTCTAGTGATGTTGATCTGTTATCTCCTTCGTCGAGTAGTGGATGCAATGGTCGACAGCACACAAGCAGTGAAATAAGCAATGTTTTTAGTGCATGTTGTAGTCATGATTCATTCTCTGAAAATGTAGAAAGTAAACCTATTTTGAAGTCCACTGATGTTTCAGAAAACATTGAGATGCATGTAAAGGTAAACACTGGCCCTACCGCTGAAGGACAGCATGATTTTCCAAAAGTGCAAATAATTTATCCTCAAGTGTACTCAATTCAGCTTCAGAAGCAGAAAGAAATGGAGTGCCTCGGTGATAATGTCTCGTGCATCAGTAGATCAGACTACACAAAAATGATTGTTGGAGATCATCATGGTGATGCCAACATGAAGAATTTATTGTGTACTTCAGCTTCAGTTGATAGCGTTCCTGCTGTTGAAAAGGCTATTAATGATCAACCTGCCTGCCATTATCTGGCTAGTAGTAGTCATTTTGACAAAGTGGACAATCATGATCCTTGGAGGCCAAACTTTGACAAAGAATCTGCGCAGGCTGTAGCAGATATTTCAAGCAAATCAGATCAATCAGAAATTTCTTCCTTGAGAGATTTATGTGCTGGTGCTAACTTGCTGAAG GGAGAGCCTTCTGACTGCTCTGAGGAACAGGTGGAATCATCATTAAAAAGAGTGGCAACCTTCAGGGTTGGTAGACAGATGCAAGATGTGCATAACCTTGCTGCATCTATGATAGATGATGCTGAAATGAATAACGGAAATTTGGCGGTTGAAGCTGTATTATGTTTAGATCAAAAGGACCACATTGGGAATTCTTGTGCAGTGGTTGCAGAGCCCAATATACAGGAGCCTCCTTTGCAATCCCAGATTGGTGACTGCAATGATACATCAATTACATTGGAGGATGAA GTAAAAGTTTGTGATATTTGCGGTGATGTAGGCCGGGAAGAGTCTCTTTCTATTTGTAGCAAATGCTATGACGGTGCTGAACACAT CTATTGCATGCGTGTTAAACTGGACAAAGTTCCTGAAGGCGATTGGATGTGTGAAGAATGCATGCTTGGGGTGCAAATGGACATACAAAATGAAGCTCCAAAAACTGCTAGAACCTCAAACGATTCATTCATGAATAGAATTGTTGAAATATCTACAAATGCTAGCGCTTTCAGATTTAAGAGTGGTTTAAAATTGAACGTAGAGGGTTCAGATGTTGAGGAAatccaaacaaagaaagaaaattcttcttctcttttatcTGCTAAGAAACATGCAAGAAACTCAGAAGCTGGTCTGGTGACAAAAAGGTGTCTTGAAACAAGTGTTAAATCATCCAGGGCCTCAAGAACCTTCAGTAAATCTCTACTTCATGGGAAGTCTTCGTCTAAGAATTCAG ATGATTGCTTACCAGCAGTGACAGGTGATAAACCATCCCAATTGCAATCACAAATTCAGTTGCAGCGGG GTTCTCTCTTTAAGTCAAAATCATTTAACATTACAGACTCGAAAGTGAAAGGCCATCTTGCAAAAGATGTCAGTGtccaaaagcaaaaaattgCCAGCATTACTACTGTTGAGGACAAGAGAAAGGAAGGACGTACCAGAATACTGTGTAAATCCTTGTCATTTGATAACAATAGCTTACACCTTTCAAATGCTGCTGATGCAAAGGTTACAAAAGAATGCCAGTCAACTCAAGTGAATTATACGGCTGAATTTCATCCTACAGTTAGTTCACCAGTTGCTAGTTCTGGTATCTCATCATCGAGTGTAAAAGAAAATGCATCTCGTGGTGAAACATTCTCATCAGTATCCAACTACCATGACCTCGAGGCTGTCCAGGGTCATGAGCTATCACATAATTCATTGAACCCATTTAGTCATCTGGTGCAGCAAGGCTTAAAATATCCAGATGGGTTTGATGATGTGAGCCGGCATGTTGAGCACTCCACAGAAGCAGCTTCTGctacaaaagaaaatcattcaAATACTATGTTTCCTTCCAATGAAATTCCCTATTTGAGAAACTTTCCATGGTTTACGGCAGCCATTCCGTCTCAGATTTCTGCTGTTCCACAGCTTCATTGCATATGGCA AGGCGAATTTGAAATTCAGAGAAGTGTAAAACTTCCAAGCTCTTGTAACGGGGTCCAAGCGCACTTATCAACTTATGCTTCACCTAAAGTTCTTGAAGTAGTTCTCAAGCTtcctcaaaaaattatattgcaGGAAGTACCCCGCTTGAGCATTTGGCCAACTCAGTTCTCTGAAAATCATGCTACAGAAGATAATATTGCTCTCTACTTTTTTGCCAAAGACCTTGGAAG CTATGGAAGGAACTACAAGAGCCTGCTGGAACGCATGATTAAGAATGACTCAGCACTCAAAGTAAATTTGGATGGCGCGGAACTGTTAATTTTCTCATCTAACTCTCTGCCTGAAAACTCTCAGC gttggaataaattattgtttttttggggTGTATTTCGAGGAAGAAGGGTTAGCTGCTCACAAGACATACAGAGTTCCAAGAGG agagaagaaagagatgtTAGAAGGCAGGAAACAGATCTCAAACGTCGTTTTCAAGAAAGCGAAGAATATGTTGTAGACCAAGAACGTGAATGTAAGAGGATGAAGAGCTGTTTCAGTGTGGCGTATGGATGTGATGGTTCTACAGGCACAAAGTATCTTGGTGATAGACTTCCATCCTTCGAGAATCCCAGATGGGGTGGAGTCTATAGTATGGCTGCATCTTCACCAGAGAGGCAAATACTTCCAAACGATGAAAGGGGTCGGTCGGAACACGGGGTTCCAAATCTTGAGCTTTGTTTGGGTGtcgaaaacaaatcaaacaagcaGGGAGTCATGCCTTCCTTTCTTGGTATCATGGACAACAGAACTGACCAAGACAAGCATTTTGAGCCACAGGTTAACAAAAGCAAtaaagatgatgatgaagtCTCTTTATCACTATCACTTTCCCTTGCATTACCTTTTTCCAACAATTAG
- the LOC132175344 gene encoding uncharacterized protein LOC132175344 isoform X4 has translation MKKVRFRTVRELYGGTEEEEGLVPIKHLQQGSSCTEEQFDRHFSRCEFQMGEESRTCNFSNSTFQKAEECSTCNVPATPCSPSMHLERMASVMVTKVDAFSDEACKRRAACGSSSSDVDLLSPSSSSGCNGRQHTSSEISNVFSACCSHDSFSENVESKPILKSTDVSENIEMHVKVNTGPTAEGQHDFPKVQIIYPQVYSIQLQKQKEMECLGDNVSCISRSDYTKMIVGDHHGDANMKNLLCTSASVDSVPAVEKAINDQPACHYLASSSHFDKVDNHDPWRPNFDKESAQAVADISSKSDQSEISSLRDLCAGANLLKGEPSDCSEEQVESSLKRVATFRVGRQMQDVHNLAASMIDDAEMNNGNLAVEAVLCLDQKDHIGNSCAVVAEPNIQEPPLQSQIGDCNDTSITLEDEVKVCDICGDVGREESLSICSKCYDGAEHIYCMRVKLDKVPEGDWMCEECMLGVQMDIQNEAPKTARTSNDSFMNRIVEISTNASAFRFKSGLKLNVEGSDVEEIQTKKENSSSLLSAKKHARNSEAGLVTKRCLETSVKSSRASRTFSKSLLHGKSSSKNSAVTGDKPSQLQSQIQLQRGSLFKSKSFNITDSKVKGHLAKDVSVQKQKIASITTVEDKRKEGRTRILCKSLSFDNNSLHLSNAADAKVTKECQSTQVNYTAEFHPTVSSPVASSGISSSSVKENASRGETFSSVSNYHDLEAVQGHELSHNSLNPFSHLVQQGLKYPDGFDDVSRHVEHSTEAASATKENHSNTMFPSNEIPYLRNFPWFTAAIPSQISAVPQLHCIWQGEFEIQRSVKLPSSCNGVQAHLSTYASPKVLEVVLKLPQKIILQEVPRLSIWPTQFSENHATEDNIALYFFAKDLGSYGRNYKSLLERMIKNDSALKVNLDGAELLIFSSNSLPENSQRWNKLLFFWGVFRGRRVSCSQDIQSSKRREERDVRRQETDLKRRFQESEEYVVDQERECKRMKSCFSVAYGCDGSTGTKYLGDRLPSFENPRWGGVYSMAASSPERQILPNDERGRSEHGVPNLELCLGVENKSNKQGVMPSFLGIMDNRTDQDKHFEPQVNKSNKDDDEVSLSLSLSLALPFSNN, from the exons ATGAAGAAGGTCAGGTTTAGGACTGTGAGAGAGCTGTATGGTGGTactgaggaagaagaaggtttGGTACCCATAAAG CATTTGCAGCAGGGGTCATCCTGCACTGAAGAACAATTTGATAGGCATTTCTCAAGGTGTGAATTTCAAATGGGAGAAGAGTCTAGGACATGCAACTTCTCAAACAGTACATTTCAAAAGGCAGAAGAATGTAGTACATGCAACGTGCCTGCCACCCCATGCTCACCATCTATGCATCTCGAACGAATGGCATCAGTAATGGTTACCAAGGTTGATGCGTTTTCAGATGAAGCCTGTAAGAGGAGAGCAGCTTGTGGCAGCTCTTCTAGTGATGTTGATCTGTTATCTCCTTCGTCGAGTAGTGGATGCAATGGTCGACAGCACACAAGCAGTGAAATAAGCAATGTTTTTAGTGCATGTTGTAGTCATGATTCATTCTCTGAAAATGTAGAAAGTAAACCTATTTTGAAGTCCACTGATGTTTCAGAAAACATTGAGATGCATGTAAAGGTAAACACTGGCCCTACCGCTGAAGGACAGCATGATTTTCCAAAAGTGCAAATAATTTATCCTCAAGTGTACTCAATTCAGCTTCAGAAGCAGAAAGAAATGGAGTGCCTCGGTGATAATGTCTCGTGCATCAGTAGATCAGACTACACAAAAATGATTGTTGGAGATCATCATGGTGATGCCAACATGAAGAATTTATTGTGTACTTCAGCTTCAGTTGATAGCGTTCCTGCTGTTGAAAAGGCTATTAATGATCAACCTGCCTGCCATTATCTGGCTAGTAGTAGTCATTTTGACAAAGTGGACAATCATGATCCTTGGAGGCCAAACTTTGACAAAGAATCTGCGCAGGCTGTAGCAGATATTTCAAGCAAATCAGATCAATCAGAAATTTCTTCCTTGAGAGATTTATGTGCTGGTGCTAACTTGCTGAAG GGAGAGCCTTCTGACTGCTCTGAGGAACAGGTGGAATCATCATTAAAAAGAGTGGCAACCTTCAGGGTTGGTAGACAGATGCAAGATGTGCATAACCTTGCTGCATCTATGATAGATGATGCTGAAATGAATAACGGAAATTTGGCGGTTGAAGCTGTATTATGTTTAGATCAAAAGGACCACATTGGGAATTCTTGTGCAGTGGTTGCAGAGCCCAATATACAGGAGCCTCCTTTGCAATCCCAGATTGGTGACTGCAATGATACATCAATTACATTGGAGGATGAA GTAAAAGTTTGTGATATTTGCGGTGATGTAGGCCGGGAAGAGTCTCTTTCTATTTGTAGCAAATGCTATGACGGTGCTGAACACAT CTATTGCATGCGTGTTAAACTGGACAAAGTTCCTGAAGGCGATTGGATGTGTGAAGAATGCATGCTTGGGGTGCAAATGGACATACAAAATGAAGCTCCAAAAACTGCTAGAACCTCAAACGATTCATTCATGAATAGAATTGTTGAAATATCTACAAATGCTAGCGCTTTCAGATTTAAGAGTGGTTTAAAATTGAACGTAGAGGGTTCAGATGTTGAGGAAatccaaacaaagaaagaaaattcttcttctcttttatcTGCTAAGAAACATGCAAGAAACTCAGAAGCTGGTCTGGTGACAAAAAGGTGTCTTGAAACAAGTGTTAAATCATCCAGGGCCTCAAGAACCTTCAGTAAATCTCTACTTCATGGGAAGTCTTCGTCTAAGAATTCAG CAGTGACAGGTGATAAACCATCCCAATTGCAATCACAAATTCAGTTGCAGCGGG GTTCTCTCTTTAAGTCAAAATCATTTAACATTACAGACTCGAAAGTGAAAGGCCATCTTGCAAAAGATGTCAGTGtccaaaagcaaaaaattgCCAGCATTACTACTGTTGAGGACAAGAGAAAGGAAGGACGTACCAGAATACTGTGTAAATCCTTGTCATTTGATAACAATAGCTTACACCTTTCAAATGCTGCTGATGCAAAGGTTACAAAAGAATGCCAGTCAACTCAAGTGAATTATACGGCTGAATTTCATCCTACAGTTAGTTCACCAGTTGCTAGTTCTGGTATCTCATCATCGAGTGTAAAAGAAAATGCATCTCGTGGTGAAACATTCTCATCAGTATCCAACTACCATGACCTCGAGGCTGTCCAGGGTCATGAGCTATCACATAATTCATTGAACCCATTTAGTCATCTGGTGCAGCAAGGCTTAAAATATCCAGATGGGTTTGATGATGTGAGCCGGCATGTTGAGCACTCCACAGAAGCAGCTTCTGctacaaaagaaaatcattcaAATACTATGTTTCCTTCCAATGAAATTCCCTATTTGAGAAACTTTCCATGGTTTACGGCAGCCATTCCGTCTCAGATTTCTGCTGTTCCACAGCTTCATTGCATATGGCA AGGCGAATTTGAAATTCAGAGAAGTGTAAAACTTCCAAGCTCTTGTAACGGGGTCCAAGCGCACTTATCAACTTATGCTTCACCTAAAGTTCTTGAAGTAGTTCTCAAGCTtcctcaaaaaattatattgcaGGAAGTACCCCGCTTGAGCATTTGGCCAACTCAGTTCTCTGAAAATCATGCTACAGAAGATAATATTGCTCTCTACTTTTTTGCCAAAGACCTTGGAAG CTATGGAAGGAACTACAAGAGCCTGCTGGAACGCATGATTAAGAATGACTCAGCACTCAAAGTAAATTTGGATGGCGCGGAACTGTTAATTTTCTCATCTAACTCTCTGCCTGAAAACTCTCAGC gttggaataaattattgtttttttggggTGTATTTCGAGGAAGAAGGGTTAGCTGCTCACAAGACATACAGAGTTCCAAGAGG agagaagaaagagatgtTAGAAGGCAGGAAACAGATCTCAAACGTCGTTTTCAAGAAAGCGAAGAATATGTTGTAGACCAAGAACGTGAATGTAAGAGGATGAAGAGCTGTTTCAGTGTGGCGTATGGATGTGATGGTTCTACAGGCACAAAGTATCTTGGTGATAGACTTCCATCCTTCGAGAATCCCAGATGGGGTGGAGTCTATAGTATGGCTGCATCTTCACCAGAGAGGCAAATACTTCCAAACGATGAAAGGGGTCGGTCGGAACACGGGGTTCCAAATCTTGAGCTTTGTTTGGGTGtcgaaaacaaatcaaacaagcaGGGAGTCATGCCTTCCTTTCTTGGTATCATGGACAACAGAACTGACCAAGACAAGCATTTTGAGCCACAGGTTAACAAAAGCAAtaaagatgatgatgaagtCTCTTTATCACTATCACTTTCCCTTGCATTACCTTTTTCCAACAATTAG
- the LOC132175344 gene encoding uncharacterized protein LOC132175344 isoform X5: protein MKKVRFRTVRELYGGTEEEEGLVPIKHLQQGSSCTEEQFDRHFSRCEFQMGEESRTCNFSNSTFQKAEECSTCNVPATPCSPSMHLERMASVMVTKVDAFSDEACKRRAACGSSSSDVDLLSPSSSSGCNGRQHTSSEISNVFSACCSHDSFSENVESKPILKSTDVSENIEMHVKVNTGPTAEGQHDFPKVQIIYPQVYSIQLQKQKEMECLGDNVSCISRSDYTKMIVGDHHGDANMKNLLCTSASVDSVPAVEKAINDQPACHYLASSSHFDKVDNHDPWRPNFDKESAQAVADISSKSDQSEISSLRDLCAGANLLKGEPSDCSEEQVESSLKRVATFRVGRQMQDVHNLAASMIDDAEMNNGNLAVEAVLCLDQKDHIGNSCAVVAEPNIQEPPLQSQIGDCNDTSITLEDEVKVCDICGDVGREESLSICSKCYDGAEHIYCMRVKLDKVPEGDWMCEECMLGVQMDIQNEAPKTARTSNDSFMNRIVEISTNASAFRFKSGLKLNVEGSDVEEIQTKKENSSSLLSAKKHARNSEAGLVTKRCLETSVKSSRASRTFSKSLLHGKSSSKNSVTGDKPSQLQSQIQLQRGSLFKSKSFNITDSKVKGHLAKDVSVQKQKIASITTVEDKRKEGRTRILCKSLSFDNNSLHLSNAADAKVTKECQSTQVNYTAEFHPTVSSPVASSGISSSSVKENASRGETFSSVSNYHDLEAVQGHELSHNSLNPFSHLVQQGLKYPDGFDDVSRHVEHSTEAASATKENHSNTMFPSNEIPYLRNFPWFTAAIPSQISAVPQLHCIWQGEFEIQRSVKLPSSCNGVQAHLSTYASPKVLEVVLKLPQKIILQEVPRLSIWPTQFSENHATEDNIALYFFAKDLGSYGRNYKSLLERMIKNDSALKVNLDGAELLIFSSNSLPENSQRWNKLLFFWGVFRGRRVSCSQDIQSSKRREERDVRRQETDLKRRFQESEEYVVDQERECKRMKSCFSVAYGCDGSTGTKYLGDRLPSFENPRWGGVYSMAASSPERQILPNDERGRSEHGVPNLELCLGVENKSNKQGVMPSFLGIMDNRTDQDKHFEPQVNKSNKDDDEVSLSLSLSLALPFSNN, encoded by the exons ATGAAGAAGGTCAGGTTTAGGACTGTGAGAGAGCTGTATGGTGGTactgaggaagaagaaggtttGGTACCCATAAAG CATTTGCAGCAGGGGTCATCCTGCACTGAAGAACAATTTGATAGGCATTTCTCAAGGTGTGAATTTCAAATGGGAGAAGAGTCTAGGACATGCAACTTCTCAAACAGTACATTTCAAAAGGCAGAAGAATGTAGTACATGCAACGTGCCTGCCACCCCATGCTCACCATCTATGCATCTCGAACGAATGGCATCAGTAATGGTTACCAAGGTTGATGCGTTTTCAGATGAAGCCTGTAAGAGGAGAGCAGCTTGTGGCAGCTCTTCTAGTGATGTTGATCTGTTATCTCCTTCGTCGAGTAGTGGATGCAATGGTCGACAGCACACAAGCAGTGAAATAAGCAATGTTTTTAGTGCATGTTGTAGTCATGATTCATTCTCTGAAAATGTAGAAAGTAAACCTATTTTGAAGTCCACTGATGTTTCAGAAAACATTGAGATGCATGTAAAGGTAAACACTGGCCCTACCGCTGAAGGACAGCATGATTTTCCAAAAGTGCAAATAATTTATCCTCAAGTGTACTCAATTCAGCTTCAGAAGCAGAAAGAAATGGAGTGCCTCGGTGATAATGTCTCGTGCATCAGTAGATCAGACTACACAAAAATGATTGTTGGAGATCATCATGGTGATGCCAACATGAAGAATTTATTGTGTACTTCAGCTTCAGTTGATAGCGTTCCTGCTGTTGAAAAGGCTATTAATGATCAACCTGCCTGCCATTATCTGGCTAGTAGTAGTCATTTTGACAAAGTGGACAATCATGATCCTTGGAGGCCAAACTTTGACAAAGAATCTGCGCAGGCTGTAGCAGATATTTCAAGCAAATCAGATCAATCAGAAATTTCTTCCTTGAGAGATTTATGTGCTGGTGCTAACTTGCTGAAG GGAGAGCCTTCTGACTGCTCTGAGGAACAGGTGGAATCATCATTAAAAAGAGTGGCAACCTTCAGGGTTGGTAGACAGATGCAAGATGTGCATAACCTTGCTGCATCTATGATAGATGATGCTGAAATGAATAACGGAAATTTGGCGGTTGAAGCTGTATTATGTTTAGATCAAAAGGACCACATTGGGAATTCTTGTGCAGTGGTTGCAGAGCCCAATATACAGGAGCCTCCTTTGCAATCCCAGATTGGTGACTGCAATGATACATCAATTACATTGGAGGATGAA GTAAAAGTTTGTGATATTTGCGGTGATGTAGGCCGGGAAGAGTCTCTTTCTATTTGTAGCAAATGCTATGACGGTGCTGAACACAT CTATTGCATGCGTGTTAAACTGGACAAAGTTCCTGAAGGCGATTGGATGTGTGAAGAATGCATGCTTGGGGTGCAAATGGACATACAAAATGAAGCTCCAAAAACTGCTAGAACCTCAAACGATTCATTCATGAATAGAATTGTTGAAATATCTACAAATGCTAGCGCTTTCAGATTTAAGAGTGGTTTAAAATTGAACGTAGAGGGTTCAGATGTTGAGGAAatccaaacaaagaaagaaaattcttcttctcttttatcTGCTAAGAAACATGCAAGAAACTCAGAAGCTGGTCTGGTGACAAAAAGGTGTCTTGAAACAAGTGTTAAATCATCCAGGGCCTCAAGAACCTTCAGTAAATCTCTACTTCATGGGAAGTCTTCGTCTAAGAATTCAG TGACAGGTGATAAACCATCCCAATTGCAATCACAAATTCAGTTGCAGCGGG GTTCTCTCTTTAAGTCAAAATCATTTAACATTACAGACTCGAAAGTGAAAGGCCATCTTGCAAAAGATGTCAGTGtccaaaagcaaaaaattgCCAGCATTACTACTGTTGAGGACAAGAGAAAGGAAGGACGTACCAGAATACTGTGTAAATCCTTGTCATTTGATAACAATAGCTTACACCTTTCAAATGCTGCTGATGCAAAGGTTACAAAAGAATGCCAGTCAACTCAAGTGAATTATACGGCTGAATTTCATCCTACAGTTAGTTCACCAGTTGCTAGTTCTGGTATCTCATCATCGAGTGTAAAAGAAAATGCATCTCGTGGTGAAACATTCTCATCAGTATCCAACTACCATGACCTCGAGGCTGTCCAGGGTCATGAGCTATCACATAATTCATTGAACCCATTTAGTCATCTGGTGCAGCAAGGCTTAAAATATCCAGATGGGTTTGATGATGTGAGCCGGCATGTTGAGCACTCCACAGAAGCAGCTTCTGctacaaaagaaaatcattcaAATACTATGTTTCCTTCCAATGAAATTCCCTATTTGAGAAACTTTCCATGGTTTACGGCAGCCATTCCGTCTCAGATTTCTGCTGTTCCACAGCTTCATTGCATATGGCA AGGCGAATTTGAAATTCAGAGAAGTGTAAAACTTCCAAGCTCTTGTAACGGGGTCCAAGCGCACTTATCAACTTATGCTTCACCTAAAGTTCTTGAAGTAGTTCTCAAGCTtcctcaaaaaattatattgcaGGAAGTACCCCGCTTGAGCATTTGGCCAACTCAGTTCTCTGAAAATCATGCTACAGAAGATAATATTGCTCTCTACTTTTTTGCCAAAGACCTTGGAAG CTATGGAAGGAACTACAAGAGCCTGCTGGAACGCATGATTAAGAATGACTCAGCACTCAAAGTAAATTTGGATGGCGCGGAACTGTTAATTTTCTCATCTAACTCTCTGCCTGAAAACTCTCAGC gttggaataaattattgtttttttggggTGTATTTCGAGGAAGAAGGGTTAGCTGCTCACAAGACATACAGAGTTCCAAGAGG agagaagaaagagatgtTAGAAGGCAGGAAACAGATCTCAAACGTCGTTTTCAAGAAAGCGAAGAATATGTTGTAGACCAAGAACGTGAATGTAAGAGGATGAAGAGCTGTTTCAGTGTGGCGTATGGATGTGATGGTTCTACAGGCACAAAGTATCTTGGTGATAGACTTCCATCCTTCGAGAATCCCAGATGGGGTGGAGTCTATAGTATGGCTGCATCTTCACCAGAGAGGCAAATACTTCCAAACGATGAAAGGGGTCGGTCGGAACACGGGGTTCCAAATCTTGAGCTTTGTTTGGGTGtcgaaaacaaatcaaacaagcaGGGAGTCATGCCTTCCTTTCTTGGTATCATGGACAACAGAACTGACCAAGACAAGCATTTTGAGCCACAGGTTAACAAAAGCAAtaaagatgatgatgaagtCTCTTTATCACTATCACTTTCCCTTGCATTACCTTTTTCCAACAATTAG